A single genomic interval of Pieris rapae chromosome 23, ilPieRapa1.1, whole genome shotgun sequence harbors:
- the LOC111000541 gene encoding exostosin-3, producing MHLHDKIFQWLGHIKLSRVILMVSVILFLVPLVTHYYLSKYESSSTLGLNGMHNLDSLADISTVNAEDLKLRIKEMLRIKASVSTELRELEERRGRLQKEAALASAKADSVKAEYARASAELQRLRVSADQARLAQLEAIRRDSPELAPPAQILPSRPPSILPPINPSLETSCRMHSCFDHSRCSLTSGFPIYFYDPDIYSPLANAEIDGFLKTTLRQTLSYNAHLTRNPNEACLYLVLIGEAFPNTKTLSTEPYKMLNETAVKSLPFWGGDGRNHVLLNLARRELSVGSGDSFMGSSTGRAIIAQSTFTLERFRPGYDVITPPALGPPGGDVWSECAPMAPARRKYLLSFQGSHSPATASNKDNDIQLIESLQNIAKAAPSSDIFFFQFECDPSVERRAILPIGDWALCGTDRSRQAILRESTFVLILAPSDQKYASTALLQARLYEALRSGAIPVILGGDRLNLPYDEVLDWRRATLSLPKARCTELHFLLRALSDADLLVFRRQGRVLWERYMSSLQASVDTLLAVIRTRLNIPGRPAVASMGMPAFNESYYPSKVEPPAVDSEPEETLGPLEAPYPSPAYRRNYSLILLHGYEMWNDWGEPFSIYPQLPWDPPVTSEARFLGSAAGFRPVGAGAGGSGKEFSEALGGDRPREQFTIVILTYEREAVLAAALARLRGLPYLNKVVVVWNGVTGPSPSMTWPESGAPVAVVRTPRNSLNNRFLPYHLIETEAVLCVDDDAHLRHDEIVFAFRVWREHRDRIVGFPGRYHAWDLNFNNGFLYNSNYSCELSMVLTGAAFVHRYYLWAYWRVLPAAVRDYVDEYMNCEDIAMNFLVAHITRKPPVKVTSRWTFRCPGCPVTLSADETHFHERHKCIQFFSQVMGYTPLLSTQFRADSVLFKTRIPHDKQKCFKFI from the exons ATGCATTTACACGATAAAATTTTCCAGTGGTTAGGGCATATTAAACTCTCTCGAGTTATATTAATGGTGTCTGTGATATTATTCCTAGTTCCTCTAGttactcattattatttatctaag taTGAATCATCTTCAACGCTGGGATTAAATGGAATGCATAATTTAGATTCATTAGCTGATATATCAACTGTTAATGCAGAGGATTTAAAACTTAGGATAAAAGAAATGTTAAGAATTAAG GCGTCAGTGTCCACAGAACTTCGTGAATTAGAAGAAAGACGAGGGCGTCTACAGAAAGAAGCAGCATTAGCAAGCGCAAAGGCTGACAGCGTAAAGGCCGAATATGCTAGGGCTTCAGCGGAATTACAGCGCTTGAGAGTGTCAGCCGATCAAGCCAGACTGGCACAGCTGGAAGCCATTCGTCGGGACTCCCCAGAATTGGCCCCACCAGCACAAATATTACCTTCTAGGCCCCCCTCCATCCTTCCCCCCATAAATCCTTCATTAGAAACCAGTTGCCGTATGCACTCATGTTTCGATCACTCCAGGTGCTCGCTTACTTCTGGCTTTCCGATTTACTTCTACGACCCCGATATATATTCACCGTTGGCGAATGCAGAGATTGATGGGTTCTTGAAAACCACATTGCGACAGACGTTAAGTTATAATGCTCATTTGACACGAAACCCGAATGAAGCCTGCTTATATCTCGTGCTTATCGGGGAAGCGTTCCCAAACACCAAGACtct ATCCACAGAGCCATATAAAATGCTAAACGAAACTGCGGTAAAATCCCTCCCATTTTGGGGTGGGGATGGGCGGAATCATGTTTTGTTAAACTTGGCCAGGCGCGAGTTGTCTGTCGGTTCTGGTGATTCGTTCATGGGGTCATCAACAGGGCGGGCGATTATCGCACAGTCGACGTTCACACTGGAACGATTTAGACCAGGATATGACGTCATAACCCCCCCTGCGTTGGGGCCACCAGGTGGTGACGTTTGGTCGGAATGTGCTCCAATGGCCCCAGCAAGGAGGAAGTATCTTCTAAg TTTCCAGGGTTCACATTCACCAGCGACCGCATCAAACAAAGACAATGACATTCAATTGATTGAATCACTCCAGAATATTGCCAAGGCGGCACCATCTTCTGACATCTTCTTCTTCCAATTCGAATGCGATCCATCAGTCGAAAGACGAGCAATTCTGCCAATTGGAGATTGGGCGTTATGCGGAACAGACAGGTCCAGACAAGCGATTCTTCGCGAGTCTACCTTCGTCTTGATATTGGCACCTTCGGACCAGAAATACGCTTCCACAGCTCTCTTGCAGGCGAGATTGTATGAGGCGTTGCGTTCTGGTGCTATTCCAGTTATCCTGGGTGGGGATAGATTAAACTTGCCGTATGATGAGGTCTTAGATTGGCGTCGGGCGACATTGTCTTTGCCCAAAGCTAGGTGTACGGAACTGCATTTCTTGCTGCGAGCCTTGTCGGATGCGGATTTACTGGTGTTTAGGAGACAGGGTCGGGTTCTGTGGGAGAGATACATGAGCTCGTTGCAGGCGAGCGTCGATACACTGTTAGCGGTGATAAGAACGCGTCTGAACATCCCAGGTAGACCAGCTGTGGCATCGATGGGTATGCCGGCGTTCAATGAGTCCTACTATCCATCGAAGGTGGAACCTCCAGCTGTTGACTCCGAGCCGGAGGAGACCTTAGGCCCCCTTGAGGCGCCCTACCCCAGTCCAGCATATAGACGGAACTACTCCCTCATTCTGCTGCACGGTTATGAGATGTGGAACGATTGGGGGGAGCCGTTCTCAATATACCCCCAGTTGCCCTGGGATCCTCCGGTGACGTCCGAAGCGAGGTTTTTGGGTTCGGCGGCTGGGTTTAGACCTGTGGGGGCGGGGGCTGGTGGGTCAGGGAAGGAATTTAGTGAGGCACTGGGTGGTGATAGACCCAGGGAACAGTTCACGATAGTGATATTGACGTATGAAAGAGAGGCGGTGTTGGCAGCAGCACTGGCTAGGTTGAGGGGGTTGCCGTATTTAAATAAG GTGGTGGTAGTGTGGAATGGTGTGACCGGTCCCTCTCCATCAATGACCTGGCCAGAATCCGGGGCTCCAGTGGCGGTTGTTAGAACTCCGCGGAACTCTTTGAACAACCGTTTCCTTCCATATCACCTCATTGAGACTGAGGCTGTATTGTGTGTGGACGACGATGCCCATTTACGACATGATGAAATCGTTTTCGCTTTCAG AGTGTGGCGTGAACATCGCGACAGGATCGTTGGTTTTCCGGGACGATACCACGCCTGGGATCTGAACTTTAACAACGGGTTCCTCTACAATTCTAATTACAG CTGTGAGCTCAGCATGGTTTTAACTGGTGCGGCCTTTGTCCATCGTTACTATCTCTGGGCCTATTGGCGTGTACTCCCAGCAGCGGTGAGGGATTATGTCGATGAATATATGAATTGCGAAGACATCGCTATGAACTTTTTGGTCGCGCACATCACCAGGAAGCCGCCCGTtaag gtGACGTCACGATGGACCTTCCGCTGTCCCGGATGTCCGGTCACGCTCTCGGCTGACGAAACACACTTCCACGAAAGGCATAAATGCATACAATTCTTTTCCCAG gTGATGGGCTACACTCCACTTCTCTCGACACAGTTTAGGGCTGACTCGGTTTTATTCAAAACCCGAATACCTCACGACAAGCAAAAATgctttaagtttatataa